One window from the genome of Drosophila albomicans strain 15112-1751.03 chromosome 2L, ASM965048v2, whole genome shotgun sequence encodes:
- the LOC117563925 gene encoding ets DNA-binding protein pokkuri: MSKMKMLPVQLSLNPNIWTDVMWRCPPPPSSQLAELKTQLPPSLPSDPRLWSRDDVLVFLRFCVREFDLNKLDFDLFQMNGKALCMLTRADFGHRCPGAGDVLHNVLQMLIIESHMLQWHLPNSPVTPTGRYPLSPHSHPPTPTWPPLNAPTDPSSNPFHSSSSAAAAHMAAHHFMAPNSVTLSPPPSVDSQASSPPQPTPYAQNGGVSIASSSTTSSSSASSVATTSAAAATSSSGSSSASNGVQPMKGISSASSNHSDSDEEYSESAATNNNSSNNVNGSKLNTLPGGALSYSAGSPPGTPIHKDLKPNWTQQLTNSFVNSWSQQQQQQQAAQQQQQAAQQQQQQQQQLPQKLTLDNTAGAVPASVGGGSISAPTTPSYMYKAKREFFPENSEPNTNGRLLWDFLQQLLNDRNQKYSDLIAWKCRDTGVFKIVDPAGLAKLWGIQKNHLSMNYDKMSRALRYYYRVNILRKVQGERHCYQFLRNPTELKNIKNISLLRQTTTPANGVNATPATPNQGNNQAPSSPAAVANNWTQQQQQQQQQQQQQQQLQQSPQRPASRNGPPMSLPTAAAVAAAAAAAAYGLQPPSPLFMHYLSANAAAAAAAGPPPNSPAAVACLTPGAAGQTGDKFQFHPLKLENGGGVSSDSAGEDLKPTDLSVSSKSASSNSNSVNNNNNEDCYPLIRNADGLTTIKLIRYNEPTPITTTTMTTTTHAEQQLSPKSERSLEDGSPRPMDATVEHQQHSQAVPMESDGV, translated from the exons ATgtccaaaatgaaaatgcttcCAGTACAGCTATCACTGAATCCAAACATCTGGACCGATGTCATGTGGCGTTGCCCGCCACCGCCATCCAGCCAATTGGCAGAACTGAAGACACAACTGCCCCCATCGTTGCCGTCGGATCCACGGCTCTGGAGTCGCGACGATGTGCTCGTCTTTCTGCGCTTCTGTGTGCGCGAATTCGATCTGAATAAGCTCGACTTTGATCTCTTCCAAATGAACGGCAAGGCCTTGTGTATGCTAACCCGAGCTGACTTTGGTCATCGGTGTCCCGGTGCTGGCGATGTGCTCCACAATGTGCTCCAGATGCTCATCATTGAGTCGCATATGCTGCAATGGCATTTACCCAACAGTCCGGTGACGCCGACCGGCCGATATCCGTTGTCGCCGCACAGTCATCCGCCGACTCCCACTTGGCCACCATTGAATGCTCCAACCGATCCCAGCAGCAATCCCTTCCATAGCAGCAGCTCGGCGGCCGCCGCTCATATGGCGGCGCATCATTTTATGGCGCCCAATTCCGTGACACTTAGCCCGCCACCTTCGGTTGATTCGCAGGCCAGCAGTCCGCCACAGCCGACGCCATATGCCCAAAATGGTGGCGTCTCCATTGCATCATCGTCCACCACATCGtcgtcatcagcatcatcgGTAGCCACAACAagcgctgcagctgccacatcGTCGAGTGGCAGCAGCTCAGCCAGCAACGGAGTGCAACCCATGAAGGGTATcagcagcgccagcagcaaTCACTCCGACTCCGATGAGGAGTACTCCGaatcagcagcaaccaacaacaacagcagcaataatgtGAATGGCAGCAAACTGAATACGTTGCCAGGTGGCGCGCTCTCCTACAGCGCTGGCAGTCCGCCTGGCACACCCATCCACAAGGATCTAAAACCCAACTGGACGCAGCAGTTGACCAATAGTTTTGTCAACTCCTGGtctcagcaacagcagcagcaacaggcggcacaacaacagcaacaggccgctcagcagcaacaacaacagcagcaacagttgccacagAAGCTGACGCTGGATAACACAGCTGGTGCTGTGCCAGCTTCAGTTGGTGGTGGCTCTATCTCAGCGCCCACGACTCCCAGTTACATGTACAAAGCGAAGCGTGAATTCTTCCCAGAGAACTCGGAGCCCAATACAA ATGGCCGCCTGCTATGGGATTTtctgcaacagctgctgaaCGATCGCAATCAGAAGTACAGCGATTTGATAGCCTGGAAATGCCGCGATACGGGCGTCTTCAAGATTGTCGACCCCGCCGGTCTGGCCAAGCTGTGGGGCATACAGAAAAATCATTTGTCGATGAACTATGACAAAATGTCGCGCGCCCTGCGCTATTATTATCGTGTCAACATCTTGCGCAAGGTGCAGGGGGAACGGCATTGCTATCAGTTTCTGCGTAATCCCACCGAGCTGAAGAACATCAAGAATATATCGCTGTTGCGCCAAACGACGACGCCAGCGAATGGTGTCAATGCAACGCCAGCGACGCCCAATCAGGGCAACAACCAGGCACCCAGCAGTCCAGCTGCTGTAGCCAACAACTGgacgcaacaacagcaacagcagcagcagcaacaacaacagcagcagcaactgcagcagtcGCCACAGCGTCCTGCATCGCGGAATGGTCCGCCCATGAGTCTGCCCACAGCTGCTGCGgtggcagccgctgctgcagctgccgcatATGGTTTGCAGCCACCATCGCCGCTGTTTATGCACTATTTGTCCGCTAAtgcggcggctgctgcggcCGCTGGACCGCCACCAAATTCACCAGCGGCTGTGGCGTGTTTGACGCCAGGTGCTGCCGGACAGACAGGCGACAAGTTTCAGTTCCATCCGCTGAAGCTGGAGAATGGTGGTGGCGTGAGCTCGGACAGCGCTGGCGAGGATCTGAAGCCCACCGATTTGAGTGTGAGCAGCAAGAGtgcgagcagcaacagcaatagcgtcaacaacaataacaacgaggATTGCTATCC GCTCATACGCAATGCCGACGGCCTGACCACCATCAAGCTGATACGCTACAACGAGCCAACGCCAatcacgacgacgacgatgacgacgacaacgcaTGCGGAGCAACAGCTCTCGCCCAAGTCGGAGCGCAGCCTGGAGGATGGCTCGCCAAGGCCCATGGATGCCACTGTGGAGCATCAACAGCATTCGCAGGCGGTGCCCATGGAAAGCGACGGCGTCTAA
- the LOC117564961 gene encoding calphotin translates to MKSVQVIRLQPDEWQTHDAGELDAAAALLMLRYQYNIKIQRVGAATEDSDDTKPPSPAPPPPPAPVTATVVVPKAGISAAAVNNNGNAKVILAGKPNLVIIAKPKAATAAAPSNMVVISKPKAIIARRALPAATVKSFPACGPKPTTVAALKLSPKAAAAAKPITVADFKQAMITGAKIIPVAVPKHITIAGPKPVPVAAPKPMAVVAPKTMAVVAPKPMAVAASKPMAVAAPKVVPVVATTSAVTAPTVITVAAPIALPVVASTSAAAAAAAAKAAEQDYTTPKDQIRPAVKVASSQPLKKRALPPYLLRYAMTPDCATTVTDNINTTQAAPSTSQAAAITEIQTQTQAAATTSQVVVTIAQAANTTQAAAPVVAAPIAAAPVVTASIAAAPVVTAPIAAAPVATTYHVATRKSVAAAAAKSQIAAAKTQIAATKTEMAAVKTKIAAAKAKVAATTTKAAAAAKPAQAAASTSRRASTSLPTSRAASRAASRAASASGSASTSRAPSTARAPTTARAATNGTRATAAAVVKAKDKVHGNECNASLLKSCRNMIREFLESQNAY, encoded by the coding sequence atgaagagTGTTCAAGTGATCCGTCTGCAGCCTGATGAGTGGCAAACTCATGATGCCGGCGAATTAGACGCAGCTGCCGCATTGCTTATGCTGCGCTATCAGTACAACATCAAGATCCAAAGAGTTGGTGCTGCAACTGAAGATTCCGACGATACGAAGCCGCCATCGCCAGCTCCACCGCCGCCACCGGCTCCGGTGACAGCCACTGTCGTGGTGCCCAAGGCAGGCATCTCTGCTGCAGCCGTCAACAACAACGGGAACGCAAAGGTAATCTTGGCGGGTAAACCAAATCTGGTCATCATAGCCAAGCCAAAAGCAGCCACGGCTGCTGCACCATCCAATATGGTGGTTATCTCCAAGCCAAAGGCAATAATTGCTCGCCGAGCTCTACCGGCTGCTACTGTCAAATCATTCCCAGCTTGTGGTCCGAAAccaacaacagttgctgctctCAAGCTATCTCcaaaggctgctgctgctgctaagcCAATTACAGTTGCTGATTTTAAGCAAGCTATGATTACTGGTGCCAAAATAATTCCAGTTGCTGTTCCTAAGCATATTACAATTGCTGGTCCCAAGCCAGTTCCAGTTGCTGCTCCTAAGCCAATGGCAGTTGTTGCTCCCAAGACAATGGCAGTTGTTGCTCCCAAGCCAATGGCAGTTGCTGCTTCTAAGCCAATGGCAGTTGCTGCTCCTAAAGTTGTGCCAGTCGTGGCAACCACATCGGCAGTTACTGCTCCCACAGTTATTACAGTTGCTGCTCCTATTGCATTGCCAGTCGTCGCCTCCAcatcggctgctgctgccgccgctgccgccaaAGCAGCTGAACAGGACTACACTACACCCAAGGATCAAATTCGTCCAGCTGTCAAGGTCGCCTCATCGCAGCCGCTGAAGAAACGCGCTTTGCCGCCGTATTTGCTGCGTTACGCCATGACTCCAGACTGCGCCACAACTGTGACCGACAACATCAACACTACTCAAGCTGCTCCCAGCACATCTCAGGCTGCTGCTATCACTGAGATTCAGACTCAAACTCAAGCTGCTGCTACCACATCTCAGGTGGTTGTCACCATTGCTCAGGCTGCCAACACAACTCAGGCTGCCGCtccagttgttgctgctccgattgctgctgctccggTTGTTACTGcttcgattgctgctgctccagttgtTACTGCtccgattgctgctgctccggTTGCTACCACATACCACGTTGCTACCAGGAAatctgtggctgctgctgctgccaagtCCCAGATTGCTGCTGCTAAAACTCAGATTGCTGCTACCAAAACTGAGATGGCTGCTGTCAAAACTAAGATTGCTGCTGCCAAAGCTAAGGTTGCTGCCACCACCActaaagctgctgctgctgccaagccAGCTCAGGCTGCCGCTAGCACATCTCGTCGGGCAAGCACTTCTCTTCCGACATCTCGTGCCGCTTCTCGCGCTGCCTCTCGTGCTGCCAGCGCTTCTGGATCGGCCAGCACTTCTCGTGCCCCAAGCACTGCCCGTGCTCCGACCACTGCTCGTGCTGCCACAAACGGCACACGTGCCACTGCCGCCGCCGTGGTCAAGGCCAAGGACAAGGTGCATGGCAATGAGTGCAACGCTTCGCTGTTGAAGTCGTGCCGCAACATGATTCGTGAGTTCCTCGAGAGTCAGAATGCCTACTGA
- the LOC117564962 gene encoding putative apoptosis-inducing factor 1, mitochondrial isoform X1: protein MSIWSVRCLCHKFCRQAHILAHRRVISPPTKTAQRLQLALLNSGSARQAHNSLYQMVKKRTLEARTKLQANKYPNHNACMRVPKAVEFVPEVDDEVAQSSVTKLHHSSEVQAQHGQSYNTFQDPHFRLGYADTRSHSTAQDVLKSSQCEKPSEPVSKDVCKETPVDPCEEFNRLRRETAAEMFGSGGDCAGGAGGGGGGDDDKKAAEERYKQLKLKCLVGALGALLAGGFIAWLLSRDSKKTIVDESGEIIDNSEEALKRAKISGLITTPRSSDKLPSSVPYLIIGGGTAAFSAFRAIKSNDARAKVLMISNEFRKPYMRPPLSKELWYTPNPNEDPIKDYRFKQWTGSERSLYFEPEEFFVDPEKLESSANGGIAVAQGFAVKKVDAQNRIVTLNDGYQIGYEVCLIATGAQPKNLPVFRNAPPSVREKVMVYRTPEDFDRLRRYAREKRSITIVGNGFVGSELACSLAHYSKENGGGRVYQVFQEKGNMSKVLPNYLSNWTTRKMEAQGVCVIPDASIKSANRDDTQLRLELNNGMTLLSDIVVVCVGCTPNTSMAGPSKLEVDRSLGGFVVNAELEARRNLYVAGDASCFYDPLLGRRRVEHHDHSVVSGRLAGENMTGAKKPYQHQSMFWSDLGPEIGYEGIGLVDSSLPTVGVFALPSDGDKRADTHNEVSADSKTTDTVIKEGSTGADVTCDPNEEANYGKGVIFYLKNDKIVGILLWNLFNRIGLARTIINQNKTYDDLNEVAKLFEIHT from the exons ATGAGCATTTGGAGTGTACGATGTTTGTGTCACAAGTTCTGTCGGCAGGCGCACATTTTGGCCCACAGACGCGTCATCAGCCCGCCAACCAAAACAGCACAGCGTCTCCAGCTGGCGCTCCTCAACAGCG GCAGCGCGCGGCAGGCACACAACAGTTTATATCAAATGGTAAAGAAACGCACTCTCGAAGCGCGCACAAAATTACAAGCAAATAAGTATCCAAATCATAATGCCTGCATGCGAGTACCCAAAGCGGTTGAGTTTGTGCCCGAAGTGGACGATGAGGTTGCTCAGAGTTCAGTTACTAAGCTACACCACAGCAGCGAAGTTCAAGCGCAGCATGGCCagagttataatacctttcaaGATCCCCACTTCCGATTG GGCTATGCTGACACACGTTCACACTCCACGGCCCAGGATGTGCTCAAATCATCGCAGTGCGAGAAGCCATCGGAGCCTGTTAGTAAAGATGTCTGCAAAGAGACGCCCGTAGATCCCTGCGAGGAATTCAATCGTTTGCGTCGCGAAACTGCTGCCGAAATGTTTGGCAGTGGCGGCGACTGTGCAGGTGGAGCaggaggcggtggcggtgggGATGATGACAAGAAGGCAGCCGAGGAGCGTTACAAACAGCTGAAGCTAAAGTGCCTTGTGGGTGCACTAGGAGCACTGCTCGCTGGTGGCTTT ATTGCTTGGCTGTTGTCGCGCGATTCCAAGAAAACGATTGTCGACGAAAGCGGCGAAATCATTGACAATTCAGAAGAGGCGCTCAAACGTGCCAAGATCTCTGGCCTCATAACTA CACCTCGCAGCTCGGACAAGTTGCCATCGTCGGTTCCATATTTGATCATTGGCGGCGGCACAGCTGCCTTCTCCGCGTTTCGTGCCATCAAATCGAACGATGCACGCGCCAAGGTGCTGATGATAAGCAATGAATTCCGTAAGCCTTATATGCGACCACCACTCTCCAAGGAATTGTGGTACACACCCAATCCCAACGAGGATCCCATCAAAGACTATCGCTTTAAGCAATGGACTGGCTCCGAGCGCAG CCTCTACTTTGAGCCGGAAGAGTTCTTCGTGGATCCCGAGAAGTTGGAGAGCAGTGCAAATGGAGGCATTGCCGTTGCCCAAGGATTCGCCGTGAAGAAAGTCGATGCACAGAATCGCATTGTCACGCTCAACGATGGCTATCAAATTGGCTACGAGGTGTGCCTAATTGCCACCGGAGCTCAGCCAAAGAATCTGCCCGTTTTTCGCAATGCTCCTCCCAGTGTGCGCGAGAAAGTGATGGTCTATCGCACACCCGAAGACTTTGATCGACTGCGTCGCTATGCGCGCGAGAAGCGTTCGATTACCATTGTGGGTAATGGTTTTGTGGGCAGCGAGCTGGCGTGTTCGCTCGCCCACTATTCCAAGGAGAATGGCGGCGGACGAGTGTATCAGGTGTTCCAGGAGAAGGGCAACATGTCCAAGGTACTGCCCAACTATTTGAGCAATTGGACCACACGCAAAATGGAGGCGCAAGGTGTCTGCGTTATACCCGACGCCAGCATCAAGTCTGCAAATCGTGATGACACCCAATTGAGGCTGGAACTTAACAATGGCATGACGCTGCTGTCGGACATTGTGGTGGTCTGTGTGGGTTGCACACCCAACACATCGATGGCTGGTCCCTCCAAGCTAGAAGTGGATCGCAGCTTGGGCGGTTTTGTGGTCAATGCCGAGCTGGAGGCACGTCGTAACTTGTATGTAGCTGGTGATGCATCATGCTTCTATGATCCATTATTGGGTCGACGACGAGTGGAGCATCACGATCATTCGGTGGTCTCTGGACGCTTGGCAGGCGAGAATATGACCGGCGCAA AGAAACCATATCAACATCAGAGCATGTTCTGGTCGGATTTGGGTCCCGAGATTGGTTACGAAGGCATTGGCTTGGTCGACTCCTCGCTGCCCACTGTGGGCGTCTTTGCGCTACCCAGTGATGGAGATAAACGTGCTGACACTCATAATGAAGTGTCCGCCGATTCGAAAACAACAGATACTGTGATCAAGGAGGGCAGCACCGGGGCCGATGTCACCTGTGATCCCAATGAGGAGGCCAACTACGGCAAGGGCGTTATCTTCTATCTGAAGAATGACAAAATTGTGGGCATTCTGCTGTGGAATCTATTCAATCGCATTGGTCTCGCACGCACGATCATCAATCAGAACAAGACCTACGACGATCTGAATGAGGTCGCCAAGCTGTTTGAGATTCACACGTAG
- the LOC117564962 gene encoding putative apoptosis-inducing factor 1, mitochondrial isoform X2: MSIWSVRCLCHKFCRQAHILAHRRVISPPTKTAQRLQLALLNSGSARQAHNSLYQMGYADTRSHSTAQDVLKSSQCEKPSEPVSKDVCKETPVDPCEEFNRLRRETAAEMFGSGGDCAGGAGGGGGGDDDKKAAEERYKQLKLKCLVGALGALLAGGFIAWLLSRDSKKTIVDESGEIIDNSEEALKRAKISGLITTPRSSDKLPSSVPYLIIGGGTAAFSAFRAIKSNDARAKVLMISNEFRKPYMRPPLSKELWYTPNPNEDPIKDYRFKQWTGSERSLYFEPEEFFVDPEKLESSANGGIAVAQGFAVKKVDAQNRIVTLNDGYQIGYEVCLIATGAQPKNLPVFRNAPPSVREKVMVYRTPEDFDRLRRYAREKRSITIVGNGFVGSELACSLAHYSKENGGGRVYQVFQEKGNMSKVLPNYLSNWTTRKMEAQGVCVIPDASIKSANRDDTQLRLELNNGMTLLSDIVVVCVGCTPNTSMAGPSKLEVDRSLGGFVVNAELEARRNLYVAGDASCFYDPLLGRRRVEHHDHSVVSGRLAGENMTGAKKPYQHQSMFWSDLGPEIGYEGIGLVDSSLPTVGVFALPSDGDKRADTHNEVSADSKTTDTVIKEGSTGADVTCDPNEEANYGKGVIFYLKNDKIVGILLWNLFNRIGLARTIINQNKTYDDLNEVAKLFEIHT, from the exons ATGAGCATTTGGAGTGTACGATGTTTGTGTCACAAGTTCTGTCGGCAGGCGCACATTTTGGCCCACAGACGCGTCATCAGCCCGCCAACCAAAACAGCACAGCGTCTCCAGCTGGCGCTCCTCAACAGCG GCAGCGCGCGGCAGGCACACAACAGTTTATATCAAATG GGCTATGCTGACACACGTTCACACTCCACGGCCCAGGATGTGCTCAAATCATCGCAGTGCGAGAAGCCATCGGAGCCTGTTAGTAAAGATGTCTGCAAAGAGACGCCCGTAGATCCCTGCGAGGAATTCAATCGTTTGCGTCGCGAAACTGCTGCCGAAATGTTTGGCAGTGGCGGCGACTGTGCAGGTGGAGCaggaggcggtggcggtgggGATGATGACAAGAAGGCAGCCGAGGAGCGTTACAAACAGCTGAAGCTAAAGTGCCTTGTGGGTGCACTAGGAGCACTGCTCGCTGGTGGCTTT ATTGCTTGGCTGTTGTCGCGCGATTCCAAGAAAACGATTGTCGACGAAAGCGGCGAAATCATTGACAATTCAGAAGAGGCGCTCAAACGTGCCAAGATCTCTGGCCTCATAACTA CACCTCGCAGCTCGGACAAGTTGCCATCGTCGGTTCCATATTTGATCATTGGCGGCGGCACAGCTGCCTTCTCCGCGTTTCGTGCCATCAAATCGAACGATGCACGCGCCAAGGTGCTGATGATAAGCAATGAATTCCGTAAGCCTTATATGCGACCACCACTCTCCAAGGAATTGTGGTACACACCCAATCCCAACGAGGATCCCATCAAAGACTATCGCTTTAAGCAATGGACTGGCTCCGAGCGCAG CCTCTACTTTGAGCCGGAAGAGTTCTTCGTGGATCCCGAGAAGTTGGAGAGCAGTGCAAATGGAGGCATTGCCGTTGCCCAAGGATTCGCCGTGAAGAAAGTCGATGCACAGAATCGCATTGTCACGCTCAACGATGGCTATCAAATTGGCTACGAGGTGTGCCTAATTGCCACCGGAGCTCAGCCAAAGAATCTGCCCGTTTTTCGCAATGCTCCTCCCAGTGTGCGCGAGAAAGTGATGGTCTATCGCACACCCGAAGACTTTGATCGACTGCGTCGCTATGCGCGCGAGAAGCGTTCGATTACCATTGTGGGTAATGGTTTTGTGGGCAGCGAGCTGGCGTGTTCGCTCGCCCACTATTCCAAGGAGAATGGCGGCGGACGAGTGTATCAGGTGTTCCAGGAGAAGGGCAACATGTCCAAGGTACTGCCCAACTATTTGAGCAATTGGACCACACGCAAAATGGAGGCGCAAGGTGTCTGCGTTATACCCGACGCCAGCATCAAGTCTGCAAATCGTGATGACACCCAATTGAGGCTGGAACTTAACAATGGCATGACGCTGCTGTCGGACATTGTGGTGGTCTGTGTGGGTTGCACACCCAACACATCGATGGCTGGTCCCTCCAAGCTAGAAGTGGATCGCAGCTTGGGCGGTTTTGTGGTCAATGCCGAGCTGGAGGCACGTCGTAACTTGTATGTAGCTGGTGATGCATCATGCTTCTATGATCCATTATTGGGTCGACGACGAGTGGAGCATCACGATCATTCGGTGGTCTCTGGACGCTTGGCAGGCGAGAATATGACCGGCGCAA AGAAACCATATCAACATCAGAGCATGTTCTGGTCGGATTTGGGTCCCGAGATTGGTTACGAAGGCATTGGCTTGGTCGACTCCTCGCTGCCCACTGTGGGCGTCTTTGCGCTACCCAGTGATGGAGATAAACGTGCTGACACTCATAATGAAGTGTCCGCCGATTCGAAAACAACAGATACTGTGATCAAGGAGGGCAGCACCGGGGCCGATGTCACCTGTGATCCCAATGAGGAGGCCAACTACGGCAAGGGCGTTATCTTCTATCTGAAGAATGACAAAATTGTGGGCATTCTGCTGTGGAATCTATTCAATCGCATTGGTCTCGCACGCACGATCATCAATCAGAACAAGACCTACGACGATCTGAATGAGGTCGCCAAGCTGTTTGAGATTCACACGTAG